The following nucleotide sequence is from Candidatus Planktophila sp..
AGTTAGGACCGGTACTTTTCATCGTTCCACGTAAAGGCTATGGAAATGCGCTTTTGTGCGCCAATTGCAAAAATGTTGCTGTGTGCGCATGTGGATCACGGCTTGCAGTAACGAGTAAAAACGCGGATCCTATCTGCCTCTTATGCCATACAACATATCTAGATTGGGCGTGTTCGTGGTGTCATGGTAGTAAACAATATTTGGGTTCGCGGGGTATAGACCGCGCAGGAGAGGAGATCTCGCGAGCTTTCCCAGGATTGCCTTTAATTCTCTCATTTGGCAATGTGATTAAAACAACTGTCGAAAATAGACCAGCTCTTGTTTTGGCGACCCCAGGTTCTGCGCCTAAAGTGAAATGGGGGTATGGGGCAGTAGTAATACTGGAAGGATGGAAATTTTTCGCTCATGCTGATTTGCGATCTCAAGAACGTGCGCGCGAACTATTTTTCGAAACTGCAGCTATGGCTCGTGTCAACTCATCCGTGCTTTTGAGCATCGATGAAAGCTCTCCGATTGTTTCATCACTAGTGAGATGGAGTCCGGGGGCCATGATTCGTAGAGAGCTAAAAGAGAGATTGGAAGTTCCGCTCCCGCCATATGTATCAAGCGTTACTATTTCTGGAGATGCCAAGGAGTTCACATTAATTGCCACAGGCTTACGAAAGGCAATAGAAGATGGACGACTGCCAAGTGAGGTAAAAGTTTTCGGTCCGAATGATAAAGGTCGAAATATTGCACAAATTGTAATGTACTGTCCACGGGAAAAGAGAGCTGATTTAGCTGTTTTTTTACTCGAACTTGCGCGTCGACGTAGTATTGCTAAAAAGGAATATCTCACAATTAGATTTGATCCGTATTCGCTGTAACTTTTTGGTAGGATAGTTAAATGAGCATTCAGGAGATCAGATACTTTGGCGATCCAATACTTCTGACTCCTGCAGCCATTGTTGTTGATTTTGATAAAGAACTTCGAACGCTGGTATCTGATTTAACAGAAACAATGTTGCTGGCACCAGGTGCAGGACTTGCCGCGCCACAAATTGGTGTCTCACTTCGCGTTTTTGTTTGGAACGTCGATGAAGTATTGGGACATTTGGTTAATCCTGTTCTAACTTTGAGTGGTGACGTTGAAGTTGATGATGAAGGCTGTTTATCATTTCCAGATTTAACATACCCCACTCCTCGTTCGATACGCGCCGTCGCAAACGGCTTTAACATGTTTGGTGAGCCGATCTCCGTAGACGGCTCACAGCTACTTGCTCGGGCTCTCCAGCACGAGACCGATCACTTAGATGGTGTACTTTTTATTGATCGTTTAAGCAAGAGTGAGCGCAAAATAGCAATGAAGCAGATTCGAGAGTCCGACTGGTTTAACGAAGCCTCTAGGAATGGTACAAATATTTCAATCAAAGATTCGCCCCACAGTTTCTTCGGACGGAGCACTTAATGCGTATCGGAGTAGCCGCTACTCCGGATGTGGCTTTACCTACGCTTAATTCTTTGTTTGTTTCATCCCATGAGATTGCTCTGGTCATCTCTCAGCCTGATCGAGCCGCTGGACGTGGACAGGAGATTCGATCTTCTCCAGTGAGCACGTGGGCCAAGAGCCACAACATTCCACTGATTCGACCAGAGTCTCCAGAAGAGCTGGTAGGGGTAATCGAGGATTTAGATTGCATTGTGACAATAGGTTATGGAGTTCTTGTGCCAGAGGCGATCCTTAAACTTCCACGCTTTGGCTTTATAAATCTTCATTTTTCGATTTTGCCAGCTTATCGCGGCGCCGCTCCAGTGCAACGCGCAATTGAAAATGGCGAACTCACTACAGGAGTGACGGTCTTCGCACTTGATAAAGGCATGGATACCGGACCCGTGTACTGCAGTTCGACTATTTCAATCGATCCAAGATGGCGCGCACATGAGCTATTTAATGAGCTCGCCCTGATCGCACCTGAAGTAGTGGAGGCGGCATTGACTGCAATTTCACTGGGTCAAAAACCTACGCCTCAAAGTGGACAGGCATCAAAGGCTCCGAAAATTTCGAAACAAGAGGCAAAGATAGATTGGAAACAGAGCGCAGATATTGTTCTGCGACGTATACGTGCTTTTTATCCAGCGCCAATTGCGTGGTGTACATGGAAAGGTGAAGGTTTTAGAGTCACTGATGCGAAAATGAATTCAACTAGTCTGCCACCGGGTGAGATATCTATCATTGATGGTTGGGTAACTGTCGGATGCGGTGATAATCGCACAATTACGCTTGTGACAGTAATTCCTTCAGGAAAGAAAGAGATGCTTGCGATAGATTGGGCCCGCGGAGCACGCTTAGAGATAGGTTCACACTTTGGTTGAAGCGCGCAGGAACTCGTTTAAATCGCCTAAACCTGATGCATCGAGATTATTGGCCTTTGATTTAATTTCGGAAGTCAACAGAAATAATGGATATTCAAATTTGCTGCTCCCACAAGCACTTTCCACGAGCTCGCTGGATGAACGAGATCGAGCCTTAACCACCGAACTTGTTTACGGAACTATCCGAATGCAGGGTAAGCATGATTGGATTTTGTCTCAAATCAGCGATAGACCATGGTCAGAAGTTGATGAAGGAATAGTTGATGTCGCTCGAATGGGAGTGCACCAACTACATGAGATGCGAATTCCCGATCACGCCGCAGTGGCGGCAACTGTAGAGGTGGCTCGTAAACGAGTGGGTGAGTCAAAGGCAAGTTTTGTCAATGCTCTACTTCGCAATGTCACTCGCAAATCCATGCAGGAGTGGTTTTCTCCGTTGGCAGATTTGAAAGATCCCATCCAGCGAATGGCGATTCAATATTCGCATCCTGAGTGGATTATTTCTGCGTATTACGATCTTTTGAAGGATTGGAGTCAAGTTGAATCGGCTTTAGCGATAAATAATGTGCCTGCCCTACCGACGTTAGTTGCTTGGCCGGGTTATTCAACCCAAGCTGATTTGATTGCAATCGGCGCGCAACCAACACAATTTTCAGCGCTAGGAGCTAAGTGGAAAGGCAATCCTGGAAATTTAGAGCTAATTCGACACCGCTTAGCCGGTGTACAGGATGAAGGCTCTCAGTTAGTCGCAACCCTCTTTGCCTCCTTTGCAAAAGGTTCTAAATGGCTCGACCTATGCGCTGGGCCTGGCGGCAAAGCTGCCTTATTGGCCGCGATTTCTCGAGAGCGTTCAATAGAATTCACGGCAAATGAGATTTCAGTTCCGCGGGCAAAGTTAGTGCAACAAGTAGTCCACGGAGCACGAGTGTGGGTTGGTGATGGTCGAGATATCGCTATGCATAATGAGAAATTTGATGCAATTTTAATCGATGCACCATGTACAGGGTTGGGCGCCCTTCGTAGACGTCCGGAGGTTCGATGGCGACGAAGCCTTCAAGATTTACGCGAATTAACCGCCCTGCAGCGCGAACTCATCGAATCGGCGATTTCAATTCTAGAGCCACATGCAGTGTTGGGATATGCCACATGTTCTCCGCATTTAGCAGAGACTACGGTCCAAGTTAATGACATTCTAAAAAAACATCCTGAATTGGAGCTTCTGGATATTACTCCAAACCTACCGAGCGGACTTAAAGACGCAGTTCGTGGGGGAGCGCTAGCACTGTGGACCCATAGACACGGCACTGACGCAATGTTTCTAGCTATTTTTGTTAAGAGAACTCAGGTACTTACATGAGTCGTGAAATTCGCATTACACCAAGCATATTGAACGCCGATCCCTCTGATT
It contains:
- the def gene encoding peptide deformylase; the protein is MSIQEIRYFGDPILLTPAAIVVDFDKELRTLVSDLTETMLLAPGAGLAAPQIGVSLRVFVWNVDEVLGHLVNPVLTLSGDVEVDDEGCLSFPDLTYPTPRSIRAVANGFNMFGEPISVDGSQLLARALQHETDHLDGVLFIDRLSKSERKIAMKQIRESDWFNEASRNGTNISIKDSPHSFFGRST
- the fmt gene encoding methionyl-tRNA formyltransferase codes for the protein MRIGVAATPDVALPTLNSLFVSSHEIALVISQPDRAAGRGQEIRSSPVSTWAKSHNIPLIRPESPEELVGVIEDLDCIVTIGYGVLVPEAILKLPRFGFINLHFSILPAYRGAAPVQRAIENGELTTGVTVFALDKGMDTGPVYCSSTISIDPRWRAHELFNELALIAPEVVEAALTAISLGQKPTPQSGQASKAPKISKQEAKIDWKQSADIVLRRIRAFYPAPIAWCTWKGEGFRVTDAKMNSTSLPPGEISIIDGWVTVGCGDNRTITLVTVIPSGKKEMLAIDWARGARLEIGSHFG
- a CDS encoding transcription antitermination factor NusB, with protein sequence MVEARRNSFKSPKPDASRLLAFDLISEVNRNNGYSNLLLPQALSTSSLDERDRALTTELVYGTIRMQGKHDWILSQISDRPWSEVDEGIVDVARMGVHQLHEMRIPDHAAVAATVEVARKRVGESKASFVNALLRNVTRKSMQEWFSPLADLKDPIQRMAIQYSHPEWIISAYYDLLKDWSQVESALAINNVPALPTLVAWPGYSTQADLIAIGAQPTQFSALGAKWKGNPGNLELIRHRLAGVQDEGSQLVATLFASFAKGSKWLDLCAGPGGKAALLAAISRERSIEFTANEISVPRAKLVQQVVHGARVWVGDGRDIAMHNEKFDAILIDAPCTGLGALRRRPEVRWRRSLQDLRELTALQRELIESAISILEPHAVLGYATCSPHLAETTVQVNDILKKHPELELLDITPNLPSGLKDAVRGGALALWTHRHGTDAMFLAIFVKRTQVLT